Proteins from a genomic interval of Clostridium sp. AN503:
- a CDS encoding iron-containing alcohol dehydrogenase → MQFQFTAPKIVCAPGASRNIAGLLQAAGCSRILCIYDKGVKSAGIVAPVIEAIKEKGIEVWEFDEVMPDPPVAVVEKAVQAARGSGADGIVSIGGGSTLDTAKLAAALAANPGPVSDYYVRDSIVNPPLPHFAIPTTSGTGSEVTPAAVVSDPELGRKVTLVDSKLVPLYAILDPLLTLGLPGHITAATGMDALSHAVESMTSIRHNPMTDGIALAAIRLIARYLPDCVKNGEDEYARAQMMTASTMAGMAFGNTCAHVGHAFAHAMGAKWHIPHGTACALALPFAVQNCKEIACGQIADISRAVGLEGGGSSPQEQADKLAGWIMGFSSSIGIPSLKKLGINPEDLEDITRMTLEEKPLILLSGVLVTPEDCRAYYQTLFMQEG, encoded by the coding sequence ATGCAATTTCAATTTACCGCACCGAAGATCGTCTGCGCACCGGGCGCTTCCCGGAATATAGCCGGCCTGCTGCAGGCGGCAGGATGCAGCCGTATCCTCTGCATCTATGATAAAGGGGTCAAGTCAGCCGGTATTGTGGCGCCGGTTATTGAGGCAATAAAGGAAAAAGGAATCGAGGTCTGGGAATTTGATGAAGTGATGCCGGATCCGCCTGTGGCGGTCGTTGAAAAGGCAGTTCAGGCGGCGCGCGGTTCCGGCGCAGATGGGATCGTGTCCATCGGAGGAGGAAGCACGCTGGACACCGCAAAGCTGGCGGCGGCCCTGGCGGCCAATCCCGGTCCGGTCTCGGATTATTATGTCAGGGATTCCATTGTTAATCCGCCCCTGCCGCATTTTGCCATTCCGACCACATCAGGGACCGGGAGCGAAGTGACTCCCGCTGCGGTGGTGAGCGACCCGGAGCTGGGACGCAAAGTCACCCTGGTCGATTCTAAGCTCGTGCCGCTTTACGCCATTCTGGATCCATTGCTTACGCTTGGCCTGCCGGGGCATATTACGGCGGCAACCGGAATGGACGCCTTATCTCATGCGGTGGAGAGCATGACCAGCATCCGCCACAATCCCATGACCGATGGGATCGCGCTCGCGGCGATCCGTCTGATCGCCAGATATCTGCCGGACTGCGTAAAGAACGGAGAGGATGAATATGCACGGGCCCAGATGATGACCGCCTCTACTATGGCGGGCATGGCCTTTGGCAATACCTGCGCCCATGTGGGCCATGCGTTTGCCCATGCTATGGGGGCAAAATGGCATATTCCTCATGGAACGGCCTGTGCGCTGGCCCTTCCCTTTGCGGTCCAAAACTGTAAGGAGATCGCCTGTGGGCAGATCGCTGATATCAGCAGGGCAGTGGGGCTGGAAGGCGGAGGCAGTTCCCCGCAGGAACAGGCAGACAAACTGGCAGGCTGGATTATGGGATTCTCATCCTCCATCGGTATTCCCAGTTTGAAGAAGTTGGGAATCAACCCTGAAGATCTCGAGGATATCACTCGGATGACGCTGGAAGAAAAACCGCTGATCCTGCTCTCCGGCGTTTTAGTCACCCCGGAAGACTGCCGGGCTTACTATCAGACTCTTTTTATGCAGGAGGGCTGA
- the pfkB gene encoding 1-phosphofructokinase has protein sequence MIYTVTFNPALDYVVRVDQFTLGAVNRTVQEHIFYGGKGINVSAVLANLGFANTALGFVAGFTGEEIERGAKTLGFDSDFIHVKKGMSRINVKLKAEDETEINGIGPEILAEDVQELFGKLDRLEQGDVLVLSGSIPSSISDTIYEEIMERLDGRGIRIVVDATKELLLNVLQYHPFLIKPNNHELGEMFGTVLKTEEEIVHYAKVLQERGAVNVLISMAGDGAILIAENGEIYKRKPPKGVVKNSVGAGDSMVAGFVAGYLKSGDYEEALKLGTAAGSASAFSDGLASGEAITALYEKI, from the coding sequence ATGATTTACACAGTAACATTTAATCCGGCGTTGGATTATGTAGTGAGAGTAGATCAATTCACTCTGGGAGCGGTGAACCGGACGGTGCAGGAACATATCTTCTATGGGGGCAAAGGCATCAACGTATCGGCAGTTCTCGCGAATCTTGGATTTGCAAACACGGCGCTCGGGTTTGTGGCAGGATTCACCGGGGAAGAGATTGAGCGGGGGGCAAAGACCCTGGGATTCGACAGTGATTTCATTCACGTGAAAAAGGGCATGTCCCGGATCAATGTGAAGCTGAAGGCGGAGGATGAGACGGAGATCAACGGCATCGGGCCGGAGATCCTGGCGGAGGATGTACAGGAGCTGTTTGGAAAGCTGGACCGGCTGGAGCAGGGGGATGTGCTGGTGCTGTCGGGAAGTATCCCCTCCTCTATAAGCGATACCATTTATGAGGAGATCATGGAACGGCTGGACGGCAGAGGGATCCGCATCGTGGTGGACGCCACAAAGGAGCTGCTTTTAAATGTGCTCCAGTACCATCCGTTTCTGATCAAGCCCAACAACCATGAGTTGGGGGAAATGTTTGGTACCGTGTTAAAGACGGAGGAGGAGATCGTGCATTATGCGAAGGTCCTCCAGGAGCGGGGAGCGGTCAACGTACTGATCTCCATGGCGGGAGACGGGGCGATCCTGATCGCTGAAAACGGTGAGATCTATAAGAGAAAACCGCCGAAGGGCGTTGTGAAGAATTCTGTGGGAGCCGGTGATTCCATGGTTGCGGGATTTGTCGCAGGATATTTAAAGTCCGGGGACTATGAGGAAGCCCTGAAGCTGGGAACAGCGGCAGGAAGCGCCAGCGCTTTTTCCGACGGGCTGGCATCGGGCGAAGCGATCACGGCATTGTATGAAAAAATCTGA